The DNA window CTGAAACGCTAGCAGAATCTCCCCTCAGGAACTTTGCCACAGAGATTGTGGTAAGATGCCTGCTCAGATTGTGACCATTGCtcctctcatagcctggttccagatctgtttgtgttgtataTCTAAATTCTATGGTCATTGACAGCGACTATAGGAGACTGTTAATTGTGgttatacagcacaaacaggtctggaaACAGGCTAGCTCTTTTTACACTATTCATGAAGATTATATTTGACTTCCATTTAAGTGTTTCCATTGGTCATTTAAGTGTTTACATTAGTCATTTAAGTGTTTCCATTGGTCATTTAAGTGTTTCCATTGGTCATTTAAGTGTTTCCATTggtcattttgcagacgctctggacatacaggagcaattagagttaagtgcctggCTCAAGgtcacatcaacagattttttacctagtcggcttggAGATTCgatccagcgacctttcggttactgactgaacggtcttaaccgctaggctacctgagtTCTCATACAACTAGGTGAAACTTCATCCTGTATAGGGGTAACTCTAATTAATAAAGGGCTAACCCTCTCTATACTTTGGTTAACCCTgctcctcctgtgtgtgtgtgtgtgttttgcagggCATCCTGTCGGACATCGGGGAGTCCCTCCCTGACCTACTGTCTCACAGcctgctgaggaggagagaggtgccTGGGTtcctggaggaagaggtgtgcTACCCCAAAGAGTCTCTGGCCAGCCTGGCCTACCTGCTGTTCGTCCAGCACATTGCCATGGATACTTTCCCCACAGTCTTCAGGTAGGGAATAAAGACTGTGTGGTTTCAGTTCACATTACTCTGAAAGTACTGTTGCACCTGGCTAAGAAGTTTTTTATTAaatttgtattgtattgtatgccTCGGTGGTATTGGGGTTGGTTGGCTCTTAATGTAAGTGCTAAAACAGTGTTGATTGTCCTAACACTCTTTTCTTCTTTCAGCTCAGTGTTTGTTCTTCAGTGTAATATGGAATACATCAACCTCTTCTTGAGCAGGTACATATTCATTTACTTTTGACTTTCTTTTCCAATTTATGTAAATGACAAAGTATAGCATTTCATAGACTTCTGTAAAGTCTTGAAAATTGGTTTTGATTGTGTCTAAATCCAAACAATATATTGGGTGCTCTTTCCCCCCCCCAGAACGGAAGAATCCAGGCTGCAGAAAGGACTGGTAAGGATCCTGTTTAAAAGTCGGAAGACTAGCAATTATGTACAAGTAACACTTTCTCATTGACCTTCTGCGGCTCTTAATTGCTTGTTTGTCCTTTCCTAAGGACCTGTATGAAAAGAGCCTGGTTAGGGTTGAGGACAACAGTCTCCCAGTCCAGCTAATGGAGCTCAAATCCTTCTTCAGTGTCCCTCAGGTTAAACAAAACGTCCTGTGTTGATGTAATGCTGCAAATACTTAGGATAGCTTGTGTTTAATCAATCAGTAGAGAGGAATTTCTTCATCCCATCTCGCTGTGTGAATCACCATGACATTTTAtccttcatttacattttagaacTTGGTGAAAGTCATGACATTGTGTCCAATTCAGCATTTGGTAAGTAACCTGTATACATATGTTTATTATGACTACTTTGTCCTCTGGAGGTtggatttttatatatatatatatatatatattactaacATTAGCGGTCAAATGTTATTTTCTGTTCACAGAGAATTAAAGGACTAAAAGTGCTGCAGTTGAGCATCGATAAATTTGACACGGAAGCCAAATACAAATTCTTCCAGTTAAGTTCACCCCTGTAGAACAATATGGCCGCTCTCTTGTTCTGACACCTTTCTGTAAGATTCTCAGTCTTTTTCTGATAACTTTTCATATCATTTTAGGTGCATGCTGAAGACAAGTCACCATGCAGGAGTAGAGGGCTACATCATCAAGAACATCAAAAACCAGATCGACTTTGCCTTAAACGTATGGCGCTCATGGTTTTGCGCTTTTTCAGATTTACATGGCTAGCAAATGTAAATGATTTGACATTTTTTGGCTAAAACTTCAAAAAAGTGAACTATACCTTTACCAATGGTGCTGTATTACCTATGTAAATGTACATATCTCTCCTCGTCAGCTGGACAACGGTAACGAGTGGTTCATGGGGGCACACCTGTTCCCTCTCCTGCGTCAGGTGCTGTGTCTCCCCCAGGGTCCTGAGACCGACCTCCTACAGAACCTGGACAGGTTAGTCCACTGCACCCCAACTACCAGTAGCTGATTGATGCAATGTTTTCCACCCACCACCCAGGCAATATTCACTACAATAATTGATTGAAACAAGTTTTTCCCAGTGAGCAGTAGTAGGGTGTAGTGAGACTTAACGCCTTGGTCTTTCTGACAGGGTGATGGAGTCTCTGAACCTGCTGCGCTATTTACTCATCAGAGACAAAGCGTGGAAGAACCAGGTAGCTACTGCCTCAACCACAACACTTATCCATATTGCAGAAGGGATGCATGCAATGTTTATGAACACAAAAAGTGTAATTTGATATAGTGAGGATGACTGATGATGTTTACACTATTGCCTGGTCTTCTTTGGGTTAATTGAATGCACACACTAATCATTCTCTGGTGTCCAGACGGGGATCTGGACTGAGCTGTATAAGATTGAGGACTACTACATGAAGCCACTACGCACGGGGTTGAACATGTCCAAAGCCCACTACGAGGCTGAGCTCCAGAACACCAAAGGCAACAGCAAGAAGACCAATGCTAAAGGTGAGACACAACCACTTAGTCTCGTCTAGTGCCAGCTTGTATCCTTcctaaactcatcaaaaaaagaaacagccctttttcacgaccctgtctttcaaagataacttgtaaaaatccaaataacttcacagatcttcattgtaaagggtttaaacattgtttcccatgcttgttcaatgaaccttaaacaattaatgaacatgtacctgtggaacggtcgttaagacactaacagcttaaggcaattaaggtcacagttatgaaaacttaggacactagagaggcctttctattgactgaaaaacaccaaaagaaagatgcccagggtccctgctcatctgcgggaatgtgccttaggcattctgcaaggaggcatgaggactgcagatgtgaccagggcaataaattgcaatgtccgtactgtaagacgcctaagacagcgcaacagggagacaggacggacagctgatcgtcctcgcagtggcaggaTCGTtacattcgaacatcacacctgcgggacaggtacaggatggcaacaactgcccgagttacaccaggaatgcacaatctgtccatcagtgctcagactgtctgcaataggctaagagaggctggactgagggcaacatcacctatgggcacaaacccaccgtcgctggaccagacaggactggcaaaaagtgctcttcactgacgagtcgcagttttgtctcaccaggggtgatggtcggattcgcgtttatcgtcgaaggaatgagcgttacaccgaagcctgtactctggagcgggatcgatttggaggtggagggtccgtcgtggTCTGGGGCAGTTTGCCTGCGATGGTGCTGtgacaatctcaacgctgtgcgttacagggaagacatcctcttccctcatgtggtaccttcCTGCagggtggccacaccagatactgacttttaaTTTGGCCCCCctccttgttcagggacacattcaatttctgttagtcacatgtctgtggaacttgttcagtttgtctgttgttgaatcttatgttcatccaaatatttacacatgtgaAGTTTGCTGAAattaaacgcagttgacagtgagaggacgtttctttttttgctgagtttacttccATGGTGTCTATTTTGGCTCCCTGACGTCTTAGGGAACGAATTGGCTTTAGATCCACGTTTTCTTCA is part of the Salmo trutta chromosome 31, fSalTru1.1, whole genome shotgun sequence genome and encodes:
- the glmna gene encoding glomulin, FKBP associated protein a isoform X2; its protein translation is MALEQLSDVVQRCQAIQDDNYTTEDYSVFQIAGRTCIEDGESAQVLSIVVDEENKNIVRCMGWNLLGPLVQILLKKEENNLPHCLAILTHLLEVCSPKELLVGLLEQVEEAHPDSIAETVILLLQPVQKVLLRLGGRKASSVGMALSTLLGQVARLPVPQTKEQEEDDVFSLCRCCSALLVFVRPFVEEAKQSRTPKEDELRTELLKFSMKSLCEPLLEVQLKDPETLAESPLRNFATEIVGILSDIGESLPDLLSHSLLRRREVPGFLEEEVCYPKESLASLAYLLFVQHIAMDTFPTVFSSVFVLQCNMEYINLFLSRTEESRLQKGLDLYEKSLVRVEDNSLPVQLMELKSFFSVPQNLVKVMTLCPIQHLRIKGLKVLQLSIDKFDTEAKYKFFQCMLKTSHHAGVEGYIIKNIKNQIDFALNLDNGNEWFMGAHLFPLLRQVLCLPQGPETDLLQNLDRVMESLNLLRYLLIRDKAWKNQTGIWTELYKIEDYYMKPLRTGLNMSKAHYEAELQNTKGNSKKTNAKESQTQESVCSLTVGNEKMPNMTPEMQLQVLHSALHTFDMMESVLARIEEIIEVKEKP
- the glmna gene encoding glomulin, FKBP associated protein a isoform X1 — encoded protein: MALEQLSDVVQRCQAIQDDNYTTEDYSVFQIAGRTCIEDGESAQVLSIVVDEENKNIVRCMGWNLLGPLVQILLKKEENNLPHCLAILTHLLEVCSPKELLVGLLEQVEEAHPDSIAETVILLLQPVQKVLLRLGGRKASSVGMALSTLLGQVARLPVPQTKEQEEDDVFSLCRCCSALLVFVRPFVEEAKQSRTPKEDELRTELLKFSMKSLCEPLLEVQLKDPETLAESPLRNFATEIVGILSDIGESLPDLLSHSLLRRREVPGFLEEEVCYPKESLASLAYLLFVQHIAMDTFPTVFSSVFVLQCNMEYINLFLSRTEESRLQKGLDLYEKSLVRVEDNSLPVQLMELKSFFSVPQNLVKVMTLCPIQHLRIKGLKVLQLSIDKFDTEAKYKFFQCMLKTSHHAGVEGYIIKNIKNQIDFALNLDNGNEWFMGAHLFPLLRQVLCLPQGPETDLLQNLDRVMESLNLLRYLLIRDKAWKNQTGIWTELYKIEDYYMKPLRTGLNMSKAHYEAELQNTKGNSKKTNAKAESQTQESVCSLTVGNEKMPNMTPEMQLQVLHSALHTFDMMESVLARIEEIIEVKEKP
- the glmna gene encoding glomulin, FKBP associated protein a isoform X3; the encoded protein is MALEQLSDVVQRCQAIQDDNYTTEDYSVFQIAGRTCIEDGESAQVLSIVVDEENKNIVRCMGWNLLGPLVQILLKKEENNLPHCLAILTHLLEVCSPKELLVGLLEQVEEAHPDSIAETVILLLQPVQKVLLRLGGRKASSVGMALSTLLGQVARLPVPQTKEQEEDDVFSLCRCCSALLVFVRPFVEEAKQSRTPKEDELRTELLKFMKSLCEPLLEVQLKDPETLAESPLRNFATEIVGILSDIGESLPDLLSHSLLRRREVPGFLEEEVCYPKESLASLAYLLFVQHIAMDTFPTVFSSVFVLQCNMEYINLFLSRTEESRLQKGLDLYEKSLVRVEDNSLPVQLMELKSFFSVPQNLVKVMTLCPIQHLRIKGLKVLQLSIDKFDTEAKYKFFQCMLKTSHHAGVEGYIIKNIKNQIDFALNLDNGNEWFMGAHLFPLLRQVLCLPQGPETDLLQNLDRVMESLNLLRYLLIRDKAWKNQTGIWTELYKIEDYYMKPLRTGLNMSKAHYEAELQNTKGNSKKTNAKAESQTQESVCSLTVGNEKMPNMTPEMQLQVLHSALHTFDMMESVLARIEEIIEVKEKP